GTTCGTCAACGACCGGGCCGACGTGGCGCACGCGCTCGGCGCCGACGGGGTGCACCTCGGCCAGTCCGACCTGCCGCCCGAGCACGCCCGCGAGCTGCTCGGGCCGGACGTGTGGATCGGACTGTCCGCGCACACCTCCGGCCACCTCGACGAAGCGCTCGCGCTGCCGCCGGGGACGGTGGACTACCTCGGCGTCGGACCGGTCTTCGCCCAGACGACGAAGGCGGACGCGGCGTCCCCGCGCGGCCTGGGCCTGCTCGCCGAACTCGTCGCCGCCGCCGCCGCGGCCGGCCTGCCCTGTGTGGCGATCGGCGGCATCGGCCCGGACAACGCCGACGCCGTACGCGCCACCGGCGTGGCCGGGATCGCGGTGGTCAGCGCCGTGTGCGGGCGGCCCGATCCGGCGGCCGCAGCCCGAGCCCTGCGTACGGAGGTTCGATGACCACTCACGTGTCCGGCCAGGTGCCCGTCGCGCTCACCATCGCCACCAGCGACCCGTCCGGTGGGGCGGGCATCCAGGCCGACCTGAAGACGTTCTCCGCCCTCGGCGCCTACGGCAC
This Actinopolymorpha cephalotaxi DNA region includes the following protein-coding sequences:
- the thiE gene encoding thiamine phosphate synthase, giving the protein MAPEPSGSRGRALDLSLYLVTDTALCGPRGVAATVRAAVAGGVSAVQLRDPGATTRDLLRAGAEVREALAGTGVPLFVNDRADVAHALGADGVHLGQSDLPPEHARELLGPDVWIGLSAHTSGHLDEALALPPGTVDYLGVGPVFAQTTKADAASPRGLGLLAELVAAAAAAGLPCVAIGGIGPDNADAVRATGVAGIAVVSAVCGRPDPAAAARALRTEVR